In a single window of the Magnolia sinica isolate HGM2019 chromosome 7, MsV1, whole genome shotgun sequence genome:
- the LOC131251021 gene encoding uncharacterized protein LOC131251021, with protein MRNRSKDLLKLEEQNEPSSIESSLLVCNNNDPLSQKKKCYTNKNGSEKILTTSIPTSQVLGRVKDFLGVMAEANKRLQLDAQEKSQVDYDIEVLTGNEREYIEMDLVLGVADLHTPEAVVAAEAALVGSQLILPSSVCSNSSDTEDSDSNDDDDDDDDNNTCLPNKLRKQNSDGKDSSSSDQPKKRPKITELH; from the exons ATGAGGAATAGAAGCAAAGATCTTTTGAAATTGGAAGAACAGAACGAACCCTCTTCCATAG AGTCTAGCCTTCTTGTTTGCAACAACAATGATCCCTTATCTCAGAAGAAAAAATGTTATACCAATAAGAATGGCAGTGAGAAGATTTTAACAACTTCAATTCCTACAAGCCAAG TACTTGGAAGAGTGAAAGACTTCTTGGGAGTTATGGCTGAAGCTAATAAGAGATTGCAGCTTGATGCACAG gagaaatctcaagtggactatgacATTGAAGTGCTAACTGGGAACGAAAGAGAATATATTGAAATG GATCTGGTTTTGGGTGTTGCAGATCTTCATACTCCAGAAGCTGTGGTGGCAGCTGAAGCTGCCCTGGTTGGTTCTCAGCTCATTTTGCCTTCATCTGTCTGTAGCAACAGCTCTGACACAGAAGACAGTGACAGCAACGATGACGACGATGACGACGACGACAACAATACATGCTTGCCGAACAAACTTCGCAAACAAAATTCAGATGGCAAAGACTCTTCGAGTTCTGATCAGCCGAAAAAGCGGCCAAAGATTACTGAGCTCCACTGA